Below is a genomic region from Parageobacillus toebii NBRC 107807.
TACCGTAATGATCAACTGCAACAGCTGACGATTAACATCTCGATGCCGTTTTACGGAAAAGCGGAAGTGATAGGATTTACCCAATATGTTACAGGCTTGGTCATGGAAAAGTTTCCGAATTATATTAATGTAAACGTCTATATTTCTTCTGTAGGTGGACCGGAAAGCATTATTATTCGTCAAGCGAAGGCAGATCAACCTTTTGTTCATATTTACCAATAATTTTTTTGCTTTTGCAAAAAATTGAATAACGTTTCTTTATCCGTTAGAATGATAGATGTAGGCTGTAAACGCTTTTTTCGTAATCTGACCAAAGGGGGAAAATCATTGATGGTACAACCTTATAAGCATGAACCACTTACAGACTTTACCGTAGAAGCGAATCGAAAAGCGTTTGAAGAGGCGTTGAAAAAAGTCGAGGCGGAACTTGGCAAAGACTATCCTTTAATTATTGGCGGTGAACGGGTTACAACCGACGAGAAAATCGTTTCAATTAACCCTGCGAATAAGACAGAAGTAATCGGCCGTGTGTCGAAAGCGAATAAAGAACTTGCGGAAAAAGCGATGAAAGTTGCCGATGAAGCGTTTAAATGGTGGAGCAAAACAAAACCGGAGGCGCGTGCAGATATTTTATTCCGCGCTGCTGCGATTGTGCGCCGCCGCAAACATGAATTTTCGGCATTGATGGTAAAAGAAGCGGGTAAACCGTGGAAAGAAGCGGATGCGGATACGGCGGAAGCGATTGACTTTATGGAATATTACGCTCGCCAAATGTTGAAATTAAAAGACGGCATTCCAGTAGAAAGCCGCCCGGGCGAAACAAACCGTTTCTTCTATATTCCGCTTGGCGTCGGCGTTGTCATTTCGCCGTGGAACTTCCCGTTTGCGATTATGGCTGGTACGACCGTCGCATCGCTTGTTACCGGCAATACGGTACTGCTCAAGCCAGCGAGCGCTACCCCAGTAGTTGCTTACAAATTCGCAGAAGTATTGGAAGAAGCAGGGCTTCCTGCGGGAGTATTAAACTACATTCCAGGAAGCGGTGCGGAAGTTGGCGATTACTTAGTAGACCATCCGCGCACTCGCTTTATTAGCTTCACTGGTTCCCGCGATGTCGGCATCCGCATTTATGAGCGTGCGGCGAAAGTGCATCCAGGCCAAATTTGGCTCAAACGCGTTATCGCCGAAATGGGCGGTAAAGATGGTATTGTTGTCGACAAAGAAGCGGATTTAGAATTAGCGGCACAATCGATTGTCGCATCTGCGTTTGGTTTCTCCGGCCAAAAATGTTCGGCTTGCTCGCGCGCCATTATCGTCGAAGATGTGTATGATCAAGTATTAAATCGCGTTGTGGAGTTGACAAAGCAATTAAAAGTCGGCGATCCAGCGGAACAAAGCACATTTATGGGTCCAGTCATCGACCAATCGGCATACAACAAAATTATGGAATATATCGAAATCGGCAAAAAAGAAGGACGTCTCATGACAGGCGGCGAAGGGGACGATTCCAAAGGCTTCTTCATTCAACCAACCGTATTTGCTGATGTCGATCCAAATGCTCGCATCATGCAAGAAGAAATTTTTGGTCCAGTTGTCGCGTTTACGAAAGCGAAAGATTTCGATCATGCGCTTGAAATTGCCAACAACACCGAATACGGCTTAACTGGCGCCGTCATCTCCCGCAATCGCGCCAACCTTGAAAAAGCGCGCGAAGAATTCCATGTCGGCAACCTTTACTTCAACCGCGGCTGCACAGGCGCCATCGTTGGATACCAACCGTTCGGCGGCTTCAACATGTCCGGCACCGACTCGAAAGCGGGCGGCCCTGACTACTTAATTCTTCATATGCAAGCAAAAACAGTATCGGAAATGTTTTAATGAAAAACCCTCTCTGCGCAGGCAGGGAGGGTTTTTTGTGCTGGCGCGGTTCCTTGAATTTAAACATTTTTT
It encodes:
- the pruA gene encoding L-glutamate gamma-semialdehyde dehydrogenase; the protein is MVQPYKHEPLTDFTVEANRKAFEEALKKVEAELGKDYPLIIGGERVTTDEKIVSINPANKTEVIGRVSKANKELAEKAMKVADEAFKWWSKTKPEARADILFRAAAIVRRRKHEFSALMVKEAGKPWKEADADTAEAIDFMEYYARQMLKLKDGIPVESRPGETNRFFYIPLGVGVVISPWNFPFAIMAGTTVASLVTGNTVLLKPASATPVVAYKFAEVLEEAGLPAGVLNYIPGSGAEVGDYLVDHPRTRFISFTGSRDVGIRIYERAAKVHPGQIWLKRVIAEMGGKDGIVVDKEADLELAAQSIVASAFGFSGQKCSACSRAIIVEDVYDQVLNRVVELTKQLKVGDPAEQSTFMGPVIDQSAYNKIMEYIEIGKKEGRLMTGGEGDDSKGFFIQPTVFADVDPNARIMQEEIFGPVVAFTKAKDFDHALEIANNTEYGLTGAVISRNRANLEKAREEFHVGNLYFNRGCTGAIVGYQPFGGFNMSGTDSKAGGPDYLILHMQAKTVSEMF